TCACTATTATTTAGTTCATACAAACTATGTATTCCAACTCCGGCTGGCGAGTTATTAATATCCAGTAATTGTCTTGGATGTTTTTGACTTAATTGAAGCATTGAGGCTGCGCCGTGTAAATTTTCGATCGCAATACGTTTGGCCATATCTCGGGGCAATCCAACTAAAACTCCAGCATCAACTAACGATTCATAAAAATAATAAATATAATTCGGTCCTGCAACAGCATAGCCAGTAAAAATATCAAGCAGTGATTCGTCAATATATTCAAGTTTACCAAAACTTTTGAAGAATTGGGTGACGGACTTTTGTTTTGCAACAGCCTGATCATTCTCGTCGGTAGCAATACCTGAATAACCAAAACCTGTATCGGTAAGTGTATTTGGAATCGTTCTAATAACAGGAAGATCAACTTTTAAGGATTGTTTTATTTGGGCAATTGTTACTCCAGCAATGATTGAAATGATAACAGTCTCTTTAACATCCAATTGTTGAACTATCTTACTCCATGCATCTTGAGGTCTAACACCCAATACAATAATATCTGCATTGACGATTTTGCCAGTTGGGGTAACGCCATAAGTTGAATGTAAATAGTCTAAGCGAGATTTAACAATATCGTTCACTAATATATTTTGGGGTTCATATGTTTTATTTTTTATCAAAGCGCTAATAATCGCTTCAGACATATGGCCACTACCGACAAATAAAATTTTACTCATACTGATAGTTCCTATTTATAATTGGCTAAAGATCATTACAACACCATAAGTTTCACTGGCAGGTACGATAATCGTATCATTCTGTAAATTGTATTTAACTTCCCCATTTTCTAGTGCTTGTTGGGTTTGCGCTAATGATTTTGTTGTGAAGCCTAAAGCAACTTTACGATCTTGGTCGTTATTCGCTTTACTTACTGACGAGCCAAAAAGATGCTGTATTGCATTTGGTGTAAGGTAATCAATAAATTTATCTTCAGCTTTTAGACGTACGCCTCCGTCAATTTCGATAATGTTTGCTGAAGGGAAAGTTTTTTCAAGCAAGTTAATTGAGGAACGGGGTTTTTGAGCTTCAATAATGATTTGATTAATATTTATTACACCATTTGGGTGCGTTTGCCACTCTTTACGCCAAACGAGTTCCGGGGTCAGTTGGTCGCAAAAAAAGATCTGTCCATTTGGTGTATAGGAAGGGTCTAATCTGACGGTTTTAAAACGCGCCTCAGGTTTAGTGCCATCATTTAATTCGACAGGTCTAAAAAAGGATTTAGGACCGTCACCCTCAACTTTTATACCTTGGCTAACTAGTTGATGATAAAGTTTGTTGGCATCTTTGGTTTTGAAAACCAACCCAGTTAGCCCGTCAGCAAAACACCAACTTTTATCTACTTTACCCGCATTTTGAGGTTCAAAACCTAAAAGCTCAAGATATGTGGTCGTAAATATCGCTAAATTGTTACTTGTTCCTAGTGAATGGTGGCCCCTTGGGGTTGTTGTGAATCCCAGTTTTTGATATTGAGAATTTGCTTGATCGAGCTGATCTGATACGGTGATTACAACATGATCAATTTGTGGACTAAGTGTTGTCATTATATTCACTCCTTAAATATGAATAGCGGGAGACATATCAATTAATCGATGTGGATTCCATCCTTTACCAGGAACCGCATCAAGTAGATCTTTGGTATAAGATGCTGTCGGATTTAGAAAGACTTGTGATGCGATACCTTGCTCGACGATGTTTCCTGATTTCATTACAATAATATGATCACAAATTTGTGCAGCAACTCGCAGGTCATGGGTGATAAATAGAACCGTTAAATCCAGCTTTTTTTGTAATTGCGTTAATAGTTCAAGAACTTGTGCCTGAACTGAAACATCAAGCGCCGATACCGGTTCATCAGCAATCAATATTTTCGGCTCTAATGCTAATGCTCGAGCAAGGCCTATTCGTTGCCTTTGTCCTCCTGAAAATTCATGAGGATAACGGTTTAATGCCTCGCTTTCCAATCCCACCATGTTGAATAACGCTTTTGCTCTTTTGATGGCTTCGTGTTTGTTTGTTCCGTGAAGTATTGGTCCAATCGTAACTTGATCGCCGACTTTTCGACGTGGATTTAATGACGCATAGGGATCTTGAAAGACCATCTGAATATGGCGTGAATATTGTTTAAGTTTTTTCCCTTTTAAATTGGCAATATCTACATCTTCAAAGTTGATTTGACCGCTGTCTATTTCTAATAATTTAATAATGCATCTGGCTAACGTTGATTTACCTGAGCCGCTTTCTCCCACAACGCCTAAAGTACTACCTTTATGTAACTTAAAGCTAACATTATTAACCGCATAGGTTGTACGTCGGTTTTGCTTAAAAAAGCTATGATTGTGATACGTTTTTGATAGGTTGTTCACTTCAAGAATAATCTCTTTATTAATACGTCGAACATCCCCAGGAGTAAGGGGAGGGACAGCGGCTATTAACGCTTGTGTATAAGGATGTGTTGGTGAATTTAATACGTCAGTCGCTAAGCCTTGCTCAACGAGTTGTCCTTTCTGCATAACCGCAATACGAGTTGCAATATCAGCAACTACACCAAAATCATGAGTAATGAATAATACTGCGGTACCTTTGCGTGATTGTAGTTCGCGAATTAATTCTAATATGCATGCTTGAGTTGTGACATCTAAAGCTGTTGTTGGTTCATCAGCAATCAAAATAGCGGGTTCTAATGCTAATGCCATAGCAATCATGGCACGTTGACGCTGGCCACCAGAAAGTTGATGTGGATAAGCTTTAGCAACAGACTGCGGATTGGGCATTTGCACATCCGTTAATAATTGGATAACTTTCTGATTAATCTCTTGTTTATTTAACTTAGTGTGGATAGTGAACATTTCACTAATTTGATTAGCGATGGTTTTTAATGGATTTAGCGCAGTCATCGGGTCTTGGAAAACCATACCAATATGCGCACCACGAATTTTACGCATTTGTTCATCATGGTAAGTGAGTAAGTTGTTTCCGTCGTAATCAATCTCACCTTGAGAAGCAATAATACCGTCAGGTAATAATCCCATGATTGCATTGGATAATAAAGATTTACCCGAACCACTTTCACCAACAATACATAGGATTTCGTTAGCATAAAGATCGAGTGACACATCATTAACCGCATATTTTCGATCCGAACCATGAGGCAAATCTAGGGTTAAATTTTTAATTGATAGTCTTTTTTGATTCATCGTTTTTTTAACCTTGGATTGAGTGCATCATTTATTCCTTGTCCAACTAATGATGCAGATAAAACGGTTAGCAATATTGCAATGCCAGGAATAGCTGAAACATACCATTGTTGACGTAATACTAGTCGTCCATTACCGACCAGATTTCCCCATGATGAGATATTGGGATCGGAAAGGCTTAAAAAGGCTAGCGCACTTTCCATTAATATCGCGGTTGATAAAATAACACTGGCATACATAATTACTGGCGGTAATGCGTTTGGTAAAATCTCTTTAAACATGAGTCTAGTTGAGCTCATGCCTATGGTTTTTCCCGCCTGCACAAATTCACGATTGCGTAATGATAAAAATTCTGCTCGAGTTAACCTTGCAACGGGTGGCCAAGAAACAACACCAATTGCAATCACCACAATATTGATTGTTGAACCAAATACCGCAACAGCAACGAGTAATAGTAAAAAGTTAGGTAAAATCTGGAATGCTTCTGTAAGGCGCATCAGTATGTCGTCAACCCATCTTCCGTAGAATCCTGAAATAGCACCAATAACCACACCAATAATAATTGCTATGAATGTTGAGATGAGTCCGATAATCAGTGATACTTTTGCACCATGAAAAAGCTGGGCAGCGATATTTCTTCCTGCCTGATCTGTTCCCAGGATAAATTTAGGATTTGTAAAAGGCCATTGTAAGGGGCGGCCAGCTAAGCGAAGCGGATTTCCAGGAAAAAACCAATCTGCGCTTAATGCAATAATGATAATTAATAACAGTAAAATTGTACCAATTCTAGCAATTGGGCTACGGAAATAGTCTTTTAATATCGCCATCATTAATGTCCTGTAATGCGTGGATCGAGCTTTGCGTAAAGCATATCGACAATAAAATTAATAATGATAACGAGTATTGCTGAAACAAATACTACGCCAAGTAAAGTGTTTAGATCTCTTTGTACTACAGAATCATAGGCAAGTCGTCCTAATCCAGGAATGGCAAAAATGGTTTCAATAACCACCGAACCGCCTAACATGGTGCCTGCTTGTAGACCGATTAGTGTTATCATTGGTAACATGGCGTTACGTAGTATGTGATTAACCAGTATCTGGCGGCTACTTAATCCTTTTGCTTTAGAAGTTTTAACAAAGTCTAAGGTCGATACTTCAAGTAATGAAGCGCGCATAATGCGTAAATAGATTGCTAGATAAACTAAAGCTAGGGTGGTAGTTGGCAAGATTAAATACCATGCAATATCAAAAAATGCTGAAATACCCGTTAATGATTCGCCGATACTGCCAAACCCACTAGGTGGTAACCAATTCAAATAAATTGAGAAGAAGACAATTCCCATGAGAGCTAACCAAAATGAAGGTGTTGAATAAAATATTAGTCCCAATATTGAAATTAATGTATCTTGCCAGCGGTTCACTTTTTGAGCGGATAAAATGCCAAGGATTGTACCGAAGGTAAACGCTAAGAACATTGCGCAAACCATCAATAGTAATGTAGCCGGTAAACGTTCTAAGATCATATGGCTAACTGGCTTATTATATATTGCAGATTGCCCCAAATCTAAATGAACTAATCGCCATAAATAGTTGATTAATCGTGAACTTGTTGATTGGTCAAGTTCATATTGATGACGCATTTCATCAATAACGCTTGACTCGGCACCACCAATTTGGGCAAGTAAAGCATCCACTGTATCGCCAGGCGCCAATTGTAATAATAAAAATAGCGCAATTAGTATGATAACCAGTGCTGGAATCGTGGTTAATAATCGTCTAAGTGCTAAAGTCAGTATATGCGTCATCATTTCACCTTAACTTAGTGTTCTATCCATACATCAAACCAACTACTTGATGGCCAACGTGCTGTATTATGATGATTGTGTACTTTGTTATTAATCACTGAGATGAATTCACGTTCTGTTGCGAACCAGAGTGGTAGTTCAGTATTCACGACATCAACTAGTTGACCATAAAGTGCTTTACGTTTGACTGGATCTATTTCAGTTGCGGCACTATCGATTAATTGGTCGACAGCATCTGATTTCCAGCCATATTGATTTGTCCAAGGTGCTCCTTCAGGACTGCCAGAACGTAACCAAACAGTTGTCGAAACTGCTGGATCGCCTCTATATTGGTGCCACCCTGTAGCAATATCAAAATCGTGGAGTTTATAAACGGCATTTAAAGCGCCAGCAGTGTCGAGATTAACGATAACCACATTAATGCCGATTTCAGCTAAAGATTGTTGGATAAATGTTGCAAAAAGTGGAACATCTTCACCATTATTAATATGGACTAATTTTAAGGTAAAACGAGTGCCGTCAGCTTTTCGTGGATAACCCGCTTCATCTAATAATTGTTCAGCTTTTTCTCTATCAAAAGGGTAAACAATTTTACTGTCTTTAGGGTAAAAAACGTTTGATGATGGAATAATACCGGTTGCAGGCTTACCAAATCCGTATAAAAAGTCATCGATGAAGAAAGGAATATCGAGTGATTGAACAATTGCTTTGCGAACGTTTAGGTTAGCAATGATCGGATTGCGGAAGTTAAATTCTAAAGTATTATTGAAAATATTTGCTTGAGAACCTTTTGTTAAAACCTCAAATTTTGAGTTTTGTTTGAATCGATTAATATCAGCAAGGCTTAATTTTGAGTATGCACTTAAATCAATTTGTCCACTTTCAAGTGCAGCTGATGCTGAAGAGTTATCGTTAATAATGCGCCAGATTATTTTATCTAAATAAGGATATCCTTTTCGCCAATAATCAGGATTGCGTTCAACAATAATATGTTGTCCTCGTTGATATTCAACGAACTTGAATGGCCCAGTCCCTACGGGTGCGGTGTTATAAGGATTATTTAATACATCGGTACCTTCGTACAAATGTTTGGGAACAACATAGCCAAGATCAACTAAAGCTCTTAATAGTAAATCTAATGGCATTGGACGAGAATAATTGAATACCACTGTATGGTCATCAGGTGTATCGACAGAGGTTAAATTAAGTTGTAATGCAGTTGAGAAATTTAATCTTTTTTTCCAAAATTCTAATGCGTTATATTTTACATCTTGTGATGTAAAGGGTTTACCATCGTGCCATTTGACACCTTCGCGTAATTTGAATGTTATTGTTTTTCCATCTGGTGAGGAAGTCCATGATGTAGCAAGAACAGGAACAATTTGGCCATCTGCATCGAGATCAACTAATGATTCAACTACTTTTCCTGATACTTCATATACACCCGTTGATGCACGTAAAGCAGGGTTAAGAACCCTTTGTTCTCCAGAATAATGGACAACTAGTGTTCCACCTCGTTGTGGTGTTTTTTCATCCGCCACCGAATAAAATGGCAACAAAATTGACAGTAGTCCTATAATAAATATTTGTTTAATATTGAATAATTTCATGTATGCTCCTTGTTGTCACCATATTTTCGGTATTTATAACAATGAAAATTTTTAGGATTTAACTATAAAAATTTTTAGTAAATTTGAGAAATGCCGATATCGCATATTTATATTACTTTTAGTTATATATTTACTCGCGAGGCTAACTTGTAGAATTTTTATGATCACCAGTTTTTTTAGATGTTTAGGATAAATATCGCATATACACAATAAATTAAAAATAATTCTCATTTTTATTGATAATTGTGAAATAGCGCATATTTTTTCTAAATAAATAGGCTAAAATAAAAGCAGTTATGTTTTTAAATTGTAATTATCTAGGAGAAACAAATGAAAGCTGCAGTTATTAGACAAGAGTGCGATGGTCAAGTTGAAATTAAAGATATCCCTGTACGCCCTTTAGAAGCAGGGGAAGCTTTAGTTGAGGTTGAATATTGTGGACTTTGTCATACCGATCTTCATGTTGCAGCTGGAGATTTCGGTAAAAAACCTGGTCGTGTAATTGGTCATGAAGGTGTCGGTATCGTGACTAAAATTGCGCCTGATGTAAAAAGCTTGAAAGTTGGTGATCGTGTCAGTATTGCATGGTTCCATGCAGGTTGTGGTACTTGTGAATATTGTATTTCCGGTAACGAAACATTTTGTCGTAGTGCATTAAATTCTGGTTATACTGTTGATGGCGGTATGGCTGAGCAATGTATTGTTAAAGCTGATTATGCGGTAAAAGTCCCTGATGGATTAGATCCAGCTCAAGCAACAAGTGTAACTTGTGCGGGGGTTACCACTTATAAAGGAATTAAGGTAGCTGATACTAAACCAGGTCAATGGCTCGCAGTATTTGGAATTGGTGGTCTTGGAACGTTGGCTATTGAATATGGTAAGAATGTTTTTAATAACAAAGTTGTTGCTATTAGTAACAGTGATAGCCAGTTAGAATTGTGTAAAAAACTTGGTGCTGATTTAGTTGTTAATCCTAAAAAGGTGGAAGATGTTGGTGCCTATATTAAAGAGCATACAGGTGGTGGTGTTCATGGTGCAGTTGTAACTTCAGTTACTAAAACTGCATTTAATCAGGCTATAGGTTCTGTTCGTCCATTAGGTCGTGTTGTTGCATTAGGTCTTCCTTCTGAAACAATGGATTTAAGTATTCCTAAGACAGTTTTAGATGGTATTCAAGTTTTAGGTTCGCTAGTTGGTACACGTGAAGATTTAGCCGAAGCATTTCGTTTTAGTGCTGAAGGTAAAGTTGTGCCAATAGTTGAAAAACGCCCATTTGAAGATATCAATAATATGATTGATGAAATGAAAGCGGGTAAAATTCGTGGTCGTATGGTTATCGATATGAAAATGAAGAAAAAATAATAATTATCATTGAATTGTTAACAGTCAGCTTTATGCTGACTTTTTTATTAAACAGAATGTTAACTATTTTATAATTTGTATGACTTTTTTTAGATTAAGAATAATCTTTCTTGTGTTTTATAAATAAAACCCTATCATAAGCCAATTTTGCTTGCTTAATTGATAGATTTAAGGGGTTGTTTATGTCTGAGCACAATTTAGAGAATAATTTGCGGAAAGATTTGGGTTTACTTTCTGCACTATCACTAGTTGTTGGAATGGTTTTAGGGGCTGGTGCCTTTATGAAACCGCCAGCGGTACTAGAAGTAGCTGGGGATTATAATTTTGCATTGTTAGCTTGGATAATCGGTGGTGCTTTTTCTATTTGTGGTGGTTTAACACTCTGTGAATTGGGCGTTATGTTCCCGAAAACAGGTGGCATGTTGGTTTATTTAGAAAAGATTTATGGTGCAAAAGTTTCACATCTATATGGTTGGATGATAACCGTTTTATTTGCGCCATCATTAGTAGGCGCATTGGTAGGATATTTTAGCTCAGTTTGTTGTTTATTATTTGATATCAATGATTCTTATCGATTGGCGGTTAGTGCTGGGGTTTTGGGGTTCATTGCATGTATCAATTCAATAGGGGTTAAACAAGCTGGATATCTGCAAACCATCGCTACTTTTTGTAAACTCATTCCAATTTTGTTGTTAGCAATATTTGGATTATGGAAAGGTAATGGTCAAGTTGCATTATTTAGTTCAAGCGGCCAAGGAATTGAAACTACTGCGCCATTTGCAGTAGCAATATTGGCAACCTTGTTTGCTTATGATGGTTGGGCGCAAGTAGCGTCCGTTGCTGGTGAAATTCGTAATCCATCAAGAGTGTTACCCAAAGCCATTATTCTCGGCATTATATTTTTAGTAATAGTTTATGCCTGTATTAATATTGCATTATTCAAAATATTTCCTGTAAAAGAGATGGTTACGCTTGGACACGATGCATCTGCGGTGGCTTCACAACGAATGTTTGGACATTTAGGTGGTAATTTAGTTGCAGTTGGCATTATGGTTTCAATTTTAGGCGGTATCAATGGTTATATCATGACGTTATCGCGAACTATGTTTAGTATGGCGGAACGAGGTACAATTATTGGAGCACGTTTTTTAAGTACTATTGATGAAGATAGCCGTTCTCCGGTTAATGCCATTATTGTTTTGGTCATTTTTTCATTTTTGTATTCAATATTACTAGATGCTGATCGGTTATCTGAGATTTCAATGTTTGCGATTTGGGTATTTTATCTACTTACTTTTGTTGGTGTGATTATTGCCAGAAAAAAATATGCTGACGTACCTAGGCCTTATAAAGTTATCGGTTATCCTATTATTCCCATTGTGGCTATAAGCGGAGCAGCTTATGTTATTTATGGTATGTTGATTTATCAAACTGTAAACGGTATTGCTTCAATCTGTTTGACATTAATAGGCTTACCTTTGTACTACTATTATCACAGAAAAAATCATAATAAAGAGCTTTCGCTTGGTGAAATGAAAAAATATCGTGTCAAAACACAATACGTTATTGCTTGTGGAACTTTAATCGTTATAACTGCATTAATTGTGTATGGTTATATCA
This Gilliamella sp. ESL0443 DNA region includes the following protein-coding sequences:
- a CDS encoding APC family permease, with the translated sequence MSEHNLENNLRKDLGLLSALSLVVGMVLGAGAFMKPPAVLEVAGDYNFALLAWIIGGAFSICGGLTLCELGVMFPKTGGMLVYLEKIYGAKVSHLYGWMITVLFAPSLVGALVGYFSSVCCLLFDINDSYRLAVSAGVLGFIACINSIGVKQAGYLQTIATFCKLIPILLLAIFGLWKGNGQVALFSSSGQGIETTAPFAVAILATLFAYDGWAQVASVAGEIRNPSRVLPKAIILGIIFLVIVYACINIALFKIFPVKEMVTLGHDASAVASQRMFGHLGGNLVAVGIMVSILGGINGYIMTLSRTMFSMAERGTIIGARFLSTIDEDSRSPVNAIIVLVIFSFLYSILLDADRLSEISMFAIWVFYLLTFVGVIIARKKYADVPRPYKVIGYPIIPIVAISGAAYVIYGMLIYQTVNGIASICLTLIGLPLYYYYHRKNHNKELSLGEMKKYRVKTQYVIACGTLIVITALIVYGYIIN
- the adhP gene encoding alcohol dehydrogenase AdhP, with the translated sequence MKAAVIRQECDGQVEIKDIPVRPLEAGEALVEVEYCGLCHTDLHVAAGDFGKKPGRVIGHEGVGIVTKIAPDVKSLKVGDRVSIAWFHAGCGTCEYCISGNETFCRSALNSGYTVDGGMAEQCIVKADYAVKVPDGLDPAQATSVTCAGVTTYKGIKVADTKPGQWLAVFGIGGLGTLAIEYGKNVFNNKVVAISNSDSQLELCKKLGADLVVNPKKVEDVGAYIKEHTGGGVHGAVVTSVTKTAFNQAIGSVRPLGRVVALGLPSETMDLSIPKTVLDGIQVLGSLVGTREDLAEAFRFSAEGKVVPIVEKRPFEDINNMIDEMKAGKIRGRMVIDMKMKKK
- a CDS encoding ABC transporter ATP-binding protein, yielding MNQKRLSIKNLTLDLPHGSDRKYAVNDVSLDLYANEILCIVGESGSGKSLLSNAIMGLLPDGIIASQGEIDYDGNNLLTYHDEQMRKIRGAHIGMVFQDPMTALNPLKTIANQISEMFTIHTKLNKQEINQKVIQLLTDVQMPNPQSVAKAYPHQLSGGQRQRAMIAMALALEPAILIADEPTTALDVTTQACILELIRELQSRKGTAVLFITHDFGVVADIATRIAVMQKGQLVEQGLATDVLNSPTHPYTQALIAAVPPLTPGDVRRINKEIILEVNNLSKTYHNHSFFKQNRRTTYAVNNVSFKLHKGSTLGVVGESGSGKSTLARCIIKLLEIDSGQINFEDVDIANLKGKKLKQYSRHIQMVFQDPYASLNPRRKVGDQVTIGPILHGTNKHEAIKRAKALFNMVGLESEALNRYPHEFSGGQRQRIGLARALALEPKILIADEPVSALDVSVQAQVLELLTQLQKKLDLTVLFITHDLRVAAQICDHIIVMKSGNIVEQGIASQVFLNPTASYTKDLLDAVPGKGWNPHRLIDMSPAIHI
- a CDS encoding ABC transporter permease, which translates into the protein MAILKDYFRSPIARIGTILLLLIIIIALSADWFFPGNPLRLAGRPLQWPFTNPKFILGTDQAGRNIAAQLFHGAKVSLIIGLISTFIAIIIGVVIGAISGFYGRWVDDILMRLTEAFQILPNFLLLLVAVAVFGSTINIVVIAIGVVSWPPVARLTRAEFLSLRNREFVQAGKTIGMSSTRLMFKEILPNALPPVIMYASVILSTAILMESALAFLSLSDPNISSWGNLVGNGRLVLRQQWYVSAIPGIAILLTVLSASLVGQGINDALNPRLKKR
- a CDS encoding ABC transporter substrate-binding protein; amino-acid sequence: MKLFNIKQIFIIGLLSILLPFYSVADEKTPQRGGTLVVHYSGEQRVLNPALRASTGVYEVSGKVVESLVDLDADGQIVPVLATSWTSSPDGKTITFKLREGVKWHDGKPFTSQDVKYNALEFWKKRLNFSTALQLNLTSVDTPDDHTVVFNYSRPMPLDLLLRALVDLGYVVPKHLYEGTDVLNNPYNTAPVGTGPFKFVEYQRGQHIIVERNPDYWRKGYPYLDKIIWRIINDNSSASAALESGQIDLSAYSKLSLADINRFKQNSKFEVLTKGSQANIFNNTLEFNFRNPIIANLNVRKAIVQSLDIPFFIDDFLYGFGKPATGIIPSSNVFYPKDSKIVYPFDREKAEQLLDEAGYPRKADGTRFTLKLVHINNGEDVPLFATFIQQSLAEIGINVVIVNLDTAGALNAVYKLHDFDIATGWHQYRGDPAVSTTVWLRSGSPEGAPWTNQYGWKSDAVDQLIDSAATEIDPVKRKALYGQLVDVVNTELPLWFATEREFISVINNKVHNHHNTARWPSSSWFDVWIEH
- a CDS encoding pyrroline-5-carboxylate reductase → MSKILFVGSGHMSEAIISALIKNKTYEPQNILVNDIVKSRLDYLHSTYGVTPTGKIVNADIIVLGVRPQDAWSKIVQQLDVKETVIISIIAGVTIAQIKQSLKVDLPVIRTIPNTLTDTGFGYSGIATDENDQAVAKQKSVTQFFKSFGKLEYIDESLLDIFTGYAVAGPNYIYYFYESLVDAGVLVGLPRDMAKRIAIENLHGAASMLQLSQKHPRQLLDINNSPAGVGIHSLYELNNSDFAAGLQRSVKAGVIRTIELGKSSKIS
- a CDS encoding ABC transporter permease, whose amino-acid sequence is MTHILTLALRRLLTTIPALVIILIALFLLLQLAPGDTVDALLAQIGGAESSVIDEMRHQYELDQSTSSRLINYLWRLVHLDLGQSAIYNKPVSHMILERLPATLLLMVCAMFLAFTFGTILGILSAQKVNRWQDTLISILGLIFYSTPSFWLALMGIVFFSIYLNWLPPSGFGSIGESLTGISAFFDIAWYLILPTTTLALVYLAIYLRIMRASLLEVSTLDFVKTSKAKGLSSRQILVNHILRNAMLPMITLIGLQAGTMLGGSVVIETIFAIPGLGRLAYDSVVQRDLNTLLGVVFVSAILVIIINFIVDMLYAKLDPRITGH
- a CDS encoding VOC family protein; amino-acid sequence: MTTLSPQIDHVVITVSDQLDQANSQYQKLGFTTTPRGHHSLGTSNNLAIFTTTYLELLGFEPQNAGKVDKSWCFADGLTGLVFKTKDANKLYHQLVSQGIKVEGDGPKSFFRPVELNDGTKPEARFKTVRLDPSYTPNGQIFFCDQLTPELVWRKEWQTHPNGVININQIIIEAQKPRSSINLLEKTFPSANIIEIDGGVRLKAEDKFIDYLTPNAIQHLFGSSVSKANNDQDRKVALGFTTKSLAQTQQALENGEVKYNLQNDTIIVPASETYGVVMIFSQL